One Phaseolus vulgaris cultivar G19833 chromosome 11, P. vulgaris v2.0, whole genome shotgun sequence genomic window carries:
- the LOC137836200 gene encoding uncharacterized protein, which produces MVALVRCVTERGRESMEDSGTMLAHISSLKEMLDQVNEEIEANIEITREIESSIVKCEEIEADLATREADLIKTSALLQFDTVGYVTVAADFKTSVSTLEKELRCLKMKRDEILNDMDEKRGAFTTLCLEFQQEIDKREDCEVRDLLSEKDSLENEIELLDNKNNVLKNSVLAFVEEILEDLHSSNSALQVQLQRSTWENEKLLKDINDLKTTLLSAIGTSDDGQKVPFFKQLTGVSSQLVKFGY; this is translated from the exons ATGGTAGCACTGGTTCGTTGCGTAACAGAGAGAGGAAGAGAAAGCATGGAAGATTCTGGAACGATGCTCGCTCACATTTCATCTCTGAAGGAAATGCTGGATCAG GTAAACGAAGAAATAGAAGCTAATATTGAGATTACTCGAGAGATTGAATCCAGCATCGTCAAGTGCGAGGAGATCGAGGCCGATTTGGCAACTAGGGAAGCCGATTTGATCAAAACCTCCGCCTTATTGCAGTTCGACACCGTTGGATACGTCACCGTCGCTG CTGATTTCAAGACCTCAGTAAGCACCTTGGAGAAGGAGTTACGCTGTCTTAAAATGAAGCGGGATGAGATCCTTAATGACATGGATGAAAAACG GGGTGCTTTTACAACCCTATGTCTAGAATTTCAGCAAGAAATTGACAAGAGAGAAGATTGTGAAGTGAGAGATTTGTTGTCGGAGAAAGATTCCCTTGAAAATGAAATTGAACTTTtggataataaaaataatgtccTTAAAAATTCCGTATTGGCATTTGTGGAGGAGATTCTTGAAGATCTTCATAGTTCGAACTCag CATTACAAGTTCAGTTACAGAGGAGTACCTGGGAAAATGAGAAATTGCTCAAGGATATCAATGATTTGAAGACCACACTGCTTTCAGCAATTGGGACCAGCGATGATGGTCAAAAAGTTCCTTTCTTTAAGCAATTAACAGGAGTCTCAAGTCAATTAGTCAAGTTTGGTTATTAG
- the LOC137826675 gene encoding uncharacterized protein has product MQTLILYRFLHPISQNAVVPRYAMSRSSEASFPTITTTSISFSQLQDKNADLSLKIEEGFGTNGLGILSVTDVPGYPSLRRNLLQLAPRLAKLPKEVKEDLEDPNSRYNFGWSHGKEKLESGKPDILKGSYYANPILDTPTTEVSLIQRYPSYCGSNIWPRNALPELEVAFKALGMLIFDVGLMLAYHCDQYVSKGMKTHKDEGLESILRRSRCHKGRLLYYFPSQQGDPDGNSLSSWCGWHTDHGSLTGLTCGMFTRDGVEMSCPDSAAGLYIRTRSDQIVKVVFGKDDIAYQIGETTQILSGSYLCATPHCVQAPKGNKSSGIERSTFALFMQPDWDEKLNFPEEIHIHKELIPSNASLTFGEYSEMLLDKYYHQKLT; this is encoded by the exons ATGCAGACGCTGATCCTCTATCGCTTCCTCCACCCAATTTCTCAAAACGCTGTCGTTCCCCGCTACGCCATGTCTCGTTCCTCCGAAGCCTCCTTTCCCACCATCACCACTACCTCTATCTCCTTCTCTCAGCTCCAa GATAAGAACGCTGACTTGTCGTTGAAGATTGAAGAAGGCTTTGGAACCAATGGATTAGGGATTCTATCCGTCACTGAT GTTCCAGGATACCCTTCATTGCGCAGAAATCTATTGCAACTTGCACCTAG GTTGGCAAAACTTCCCAAAGAAGTGAAGGAGGATCTTGAAGATCCTAACAGTAG GTACAATTTTGGTTGGAGTCATGGGAAAGAGAAACTTGAGTCAGGGAAGCCAG ATATATTAAAGGGATCTTACTATGCCAATCCCATACTTGATACACCCACAACAGAGGTTTCCCTGATACAACG GTATCCATCATATTGTGGATCAAATATATGGCCTAGGAACGCTTTACCAGAACTCGAAGTGG CCTTCAAAGCACTTGGCATGCTGATATTTGATGTCGGATTGATGTTGGCATATCACTGTGATCAGTATG TATCGAAAGGGATGAAAACTCATAAGGATGAAGGTCTGGAATCAATACTTCGTCGCTCCCGCTGTCACAAAGGACGTTTGCTGTATTATTTTCCTTCCCAACAAGG AGACCCAGATGGTAACTCTTTATCTTCTTGGTGTGGATGGCATACTGACCATGGTTCACTGACAG GTCTAACTTGTGGTATGTTTACGAGAGATGGTGTAGAAATGTCTTGCCCTGATAGTGCTGCTGGCCTCTATATTCGAACAAGAAGTGATCAAATTGTCAAA GTTGTCTTTGGAAAAGATGATATAGCATACCAAATTGGTGAAACCACTCAAATACTTTCTGGAAGTTATCTTTGTGCAACACCTCATTGTGTTCAG GCTCCCAAGGGGAACAAGTCTTCTGGTATCGAGCGCTCGACATTTGCATTATTTATGCAACCGGACTG GGATGAAAAACTCAATTTTCCCGAGGAAATTCACATTCATAAAGAG CTTATTCCATCAAATGCTTCCCTTACTTTTGGAGAGTATTCAGAGATGCTGCTGGACAAATATTATCACCAAAAACT GACCTAA